From Eriocheir sinensis breed Jianghai 21 chromosome 19, ASM2467909v1, whole genome shotgun sequence:
CTCTATTGTTATTCCTGACCATCTATTTCTCATTTCCACCTTCCATTCCTACCTTCACAATCTCACCCCCATACTatcctcgcctccttcccttccttccctcaggagTCGGCGTGCTGCCCAGCGTGCGAGGGACCGCTGGTGGGGGGCCGTGGAGGACAGTGACCTGGGGGTGGAGTCTGGGGCGGGGTCTGGGGGCTCGCGGGGTGAAGTGGCGCCCCAGGTCCCCCAAAAGATGACCTCCGTAGACAGCCTGGAGCCCTCTCAGATGGAGCTGCAGACCTTCAACATGTTGGAGACGTGTTCGACGGCCCTCACGGAGATCAGGGACGTGTTGAAGGCACACACAGAACGGCAGGAGAGGTTCATGCAGGTGAGGCTGGAGTGTGCTGTGTTATGCTGTGATGGGGTATGTAGTCTACTGTAGTCCATCCCAGTGACCCCAAAAACagagttcattttttttctttttattatgtttacggctggggtaggctttcttggtggggcctggtggtcggcccagcccatcatggtgcaggcaagtgtttatagtggcgctatcttgcttggctcgtgctgcccctcggagctcatctttgatcctcttttagagagagaatctagaatccgggttgacaggtggtcttcagggcagcatgtcggtcatctttggccactcggcagtgactaaaaaaaatcccagcttgtggcaggTGGGACATGAACCTGCATTCTCCTGGATGCTGTacctgcatgctgaccactcagccactgccgaAGAGCTTTACTATAATTGCTTTTGTTTGTGCTGACTTGCTGTCCTGTCAGGCTGTGTTATGACATGAATGAACCAACTGTCTTTCCCTTTTATGCAAGACAACCCCAAAACAGCAACCCTTACAAACACGAATAAAGGCCATCATAACAAAGCatcacccactccctcccttcccagagCCTTCAGCAAACCATCACCAACCAAAACAACACTGTGAAGGAAGTCCTGAGCACCGTGTCAACCCAGAACGCCACACTAATCAGCCTCATCACGCAgctcacctccgccaccaccctcgccagcacctccaccaacacctccGCCAAGGCCACCCCACAGCACCCTCCTCCTCTAGGTCAGTGAGCCAGCACAGGGGCAGCCCAAGGTGTCTCATTATGCATAGGTGAGGTACAATATCCCTATCAAGTGTTCTTTATAGACTAGATGTGTAAGAGTAGAAGATAAGCAGTAAGAGTTTAAGTTAGTGTAATGTACAGTCATGACATCTCAGCACAAGGAAGTGGATGTCCCTTTCTTACATAGTTTATCATAGTCTTGGGTGCagtacaatgatgatgataatgatgatattctAGTATAATGATCtattccttttccccctttccttcttccctttcccctattccttctgcctcttccttttttcaattttccttcaacctcttccctttctccttttccttctatctcttccctttctcctttccttctacctcttccatctctccctttccttttatctcttccatctctccctttccttttacctcttccatctctccctttccttttacctcttccatctctccctttccttctatctcttcattccactatttctcctatttttattttttgtgtatgttaACAGTACTTGCCAGTTAACACACttactacaacttctacttctactactactgctactactaccaccactaagaACAACAATGAACAGCTACTCACCCAATCACCTCTTCACCAGGCATGGCAACAGGCAGTGGAGGCGCCTACACTGACGACACCCTCCACCAACACAGCCACGGCCACAGCCAGCAGGACCCACCACAGCAACAGCAGCTCCTCGCCTCACAGCAAAGCCTGATGAGTGCCTTGACGCAGCGACAGG
This genomic window contains:
- the LOC127000845 gene encoding uncharacterized protein LOC127000845 isoform X1; amino-acid sequence: MNAGVKWSDESTREFIQLRYKLRHLFNGRKHQCEKAYSRIVDELGLRNVISPTQARKKWSNLLQKYMDIKGGYSTASPDWPYFQILDQIVPLMRKEKIEKLPSGVDGRDLEGLPSPLTSTTPDPDTPTMPGVTETTTTAAGAEKCKVEAADATSEPPRKRGRSRRAAQRARDRWWGAVEDSDLGVESGAGSGGSRGEVAPQVPQKMTSVDSLEPSQMELQTFNMLETCSTALTEIRDVLKAHTERQERFMQSLQQTITNQNNTVKEVLSTVSTQNATLISLITQLTSATTLASTSTNTSAKATPQHPPPLGMATGSGGAYTDDTLHQHSHGHSQQDPPQQQQLLASQQSLMSALTQRQAQQQCDSPMVDSPELTDSISGL
- the LOC127000845 gene encoding uncharacterized protein LOC127000845 isoform X2, producing the protein MDIKGGYSTASPDWPYFQILDQIVPLMRKEKIEKLPSGVDGRDLEGLPSPLTSTTPDPDTPTMPGVTETTTTAAGAEKCKVEAADATSEPPRKRGRSRRAAQRARDRWWGAVEDSDLGVESGAGSGGSRGEVAPQVPQKMTSVDSLEPSQMELQTFNMLETCSTALTEIRDVLKAHTERQERFMQSLQQTITNQNNTVKEVLSTVSTQNATLISLITQLTSATTLASTSTNTSAKATPQHPPPLGMATGSGGAYTDDTLHQHSHGHSQQDPPQQQQLLASQQSLMSALTQRQAQQQCDSPMVDSPELTDSISGL